From the Leptotrichia sp. oral taxon 223 genome, the window TTTTTGTGCCACTACTCCAAATAGCACACCACTAAAAAATAGTATCAGGAAAAGTCCGTGATTGTCTATTATTACTTTTAAATCCTCTATCATTAATTATGCTCCTTATATCCCTATTGCTGTTTTTTCTTCCCCAAGTATTTTGTGTATTATTTCATCCACATTTACAGTTTTTTCAAGTGCTTCAGCACCTTTTAGTAATAAATCTTCGGTAAATTTCTCAATGTCATCAGGGATATATGGATTGTTTATATCCTGTGCCTTTTTTACAAAGTCCTTAAACTTTCCAAAAAAGTTGTTTTTAACAGCTTCCAGTTTTTCTATTCCTTTTTTAGCCCCAAAGATTATTTCCTTTTCTAAAACTTCTTTTCTTGTAAAATCTACCAGCATTCCTATTAAAATTACTTGTAATTGTTTATCCATTTTTATCGTCTCCTTTTTATCTTATTTCAATGTGCGGATAATCTTTAAATTTTTTCCAGTCTCCGCCCCATTCGATATTTATTTCCATTTTCTCTGCAACAGCTTTTAAATGATCTGCAACTTCCCGGTATTTCTTCTCGTTATCCCAATCAATTTTTCCCGGAATTGTCGGATCATAAATTGCAAAATCAACCGCATGTCCGTAACCGTCACTCTTAGCTTGATGATTTGACTTAGCTCTATAACCATCACAGTTTGTTACAATTTTTCCAGGTTTTGTCCTTCCTTGCCTATACAGCTCCCTCTGATATTCCGCGGTTCTCAATCCTTGAACTAGCATAAAGTCATGAGGGCTATCCACTATCGCTCTTTTGAACAGTTCTGAAAGCTTGGGATGTACTCCTTCCAATCTGCTTAAACTTAGTTTACTTAATACATACATTTAAATCACTTCCTTTTCTTTTATTAATTCCATATCTTTTAAATACTTAAATAATTTTGAGGGATTGAACTGATAGCCAACCCTGTCTTTTAGAGATTTGCATTTATAAGTCAATGTAAATTGCAGGGCATAATCTATCGCATTTAAACAAAATTCACTGCAAAAATATTTGTCAGCATCTTGTACCTTGTCAGCATAGAAAAATTGCCCTAATATTCCAAGATAATCATAACCTTTACCTTGTGCTGTTTTAAAAAATTCTATGACATCTTTAGCTTCTACGTTGTTGGGCAGCTCATAAATATCCATGTTTTTTTGATATTCAAATTTTCTTGTTCTAACTCCACCAGGATTAGATAAGAACACCTGTCCGTCATAGATAAATTCAGTGTGTGAATATTTACCTAGTGTCCATAGTGCTATCAAATGCCCTATCAGTCTCTTGGGCTTATGGAAACTGATATAAAGTTTGTTTTTTTCAAGCATAAATACCTCCTTTATTCGTGTGATTAATCGTGCGACTTTCTCATGATTAATCTACATATTTTTATACGCTTTTTCATATCTGTCTTTAGCGTCATACTCTTTCAACTCTGCGTCCGTTAAATTCTCTAAATTATGAGATAACAGTGTTTCCGTTGTCATAGCTTTAGTAGTATGTAATTGCATTATATTTGCCATTTTCATCATATCCTGCAATGTTAAATTAACATACTTTTCGGTGTTATC encodes:
- a CDS encoding M15 family metallopeptidase produces the protein MYVLSKLSLSRLEGVHPKLSELFKRAIVDSPHDFMLVQGLRTAEYQRELYRQGRTKPGKIVTNCDGYRAKSNHQAKSDGYGHAVDFAIYDPTIPGKIDWDNEKKYREVADHLKAVAEKMEINIEWGGDWKKFKDYPHIEIR
- a CDS encoding cytoplasmic protein, whose translation is MLEKNKLYISFHKPKRLIGHLIALWTLGKYSHTEFIYDGQVFLSNPGGVRTRKFEYQKNMDIYELPNNVEAKDVIEFFKTAQGKGYDYLGILGQFFYADKVQDADKYFCSEFCLNAIDYALQFTLTYKCKSLKDRVGYQFNPSKLFKYLKDMELIKEKEVI